A portion of the Elephas maximus indicus isolate mEleMax1 chromosome 13, mEleMax1 primary haplotype, whole genome shotgun sequence genome contains these proteins:
- the PLEKHO2 gene encoding pleckstrin homology domain-containing family O member 2, giving the protein MEEEGVKEGGEKPRGARTADKAGWIKKSSGGLLSLWKDRYLLLCHAQLLVYENEDEQKCVETVELGSYEKCQDLRALLKRKHRFILLRSPGNKVSDIKFQAPSGEEKESWIKALNEGINRGKNKILDEVKVDKSCALEHVTRDRVRGGQRRRPPTRVHLKEVASAASDGLLRLDLDVPDSGPPVFTSNDDISAAQPREKLRPPMPPTKPSSALEMASLGDRVEPPAGERAPTPISASTETYHESQEDSETPAEEDRGPEQPPNRILSDKLKVSWENPSPEEPAAPESAGAPQLPCSETSEATPKEGGKPPTPPPKILSEKLRASMRGVAASEPAQSPGVPEISAPGPAQVSVNGIDDSSEAAKLSKATATPGTHQKDATMSTTPSLWDPPPQSRPRRSSFGNLLGEGSQDPQQPRERLYRAELEVRVASEQTEQLLNEVLDTQPATVSAKTLLSQAVEQLRQATQVLQEIRDLRELSQEAPGLREKRKELMTLYRRSAP; this is encoded by the exons GGCGTGAAGGAAGGGGGTGAGAAGCCACGTGGAGCGCGGACAGCAGACAAGGCCGGCTGGATTAAGAAGAGTAGTGGAGGTCTCCTGAGTCTCTGGAAAGACCGCTACTTGCTTCTCTGCCATGCCCAACTCCTGGTCTACGAGAACGAG GACGAGCAGAAGTGTGTGGAGACAGTGGAGCTCGGCAGCTATGAGAAGTGCCAGGACCTTCGTGCTCTCCTCAAGCGGAAACACCGCTTTATCCTGCTGCGATCCCCGGGGAACAAG GTCAGTGACATCAAATTCCAGGCACCCAGTGGGGAGGAGAAAGAATCCTGGATCAAAGCCCTCAACGAAGGAATCAACCGAGGCAAGAACAAGATCCTTGACGAG gtaaaGGTGGACAAGAGCTGTGCCCTGGAGCACGTGACACGGGACCGGGTACGGGGAGGCCAGCGGCGCCGGCCACCTACGAGAGTCCACTTGAAAGAA GTGGCCAGCGCAGCTTCTGATGGGCTTTTGCGCCTGGACCTTGATGTTCCGGACAGCGGGCCACCAGTATTTACCTCCAACGATGATATCAGTGCAGCCCAGCCCCGAGAGAAGCTTCGGCCCCCCATGCCTCCCACCAAGCCTTCCTCGGCACTGGAGATGGCCAGCCTTGGTGACAGGGTGGAGCCACCTGCGGGAGAGAGAGCTCCAACCCCCATCTCAGCAAGCACCGAGACCTACCATGAGAGCCAAGAGGACTCAGAGACCCCAGCCGAGGAGGACAGAGGCCCCGAGCAGCCTCCCAATAGGATCCTGTCTGACAAACTGAAGGTGAGCTGGGAGAACCCCAGCCCTGAGGAGCCCGCTGCTCCTGAGAGTGCAGGAGCACCCCAGCTACCCTGTTCTGAGACATCTGAGGCTACCCCCAAGGAGGGTGGGAAGCCCCCTACGCCCCCACCCAAGATCTTATCGGAGAAACTGAGAGCTTCCATGAGAGGCGTGGCAGCTTCTGAGCCGGCCCAGAGTCCTGGGGTCCCTGAGATCTCTGCCCCAGGTCCAGCCCAGGTCTCAGTGAATGGCATAGATGACAGCTCTGAGGCCGCCAAGCTATCCAAGGCCACGGCCACCCCAGGAACCCACCAGAAGGATGCAACAATGTCTACCACACCGTCTCTCTGGGACCCGCCGCCTCAGTCCCGTCCCCGCCGCTCCTCCTTTGGGAACCTGCTTGGGGAGGGCTCCCAGGATCCACAGCAGCCCAGGGAGCGGCTGTATCGTGCTGAGCTGGAGGTGAGGGTGGCCTCAGAACAGACGGAGCAACTGTTGAACGAGGTACTGGACACTCAGCCAGCCACTGTGAGCGCCAAAACACTGCTCAGccaggctgtggagcagctgagGCAGGCCACTCAGGTCCTGCAGGAAATCAGAGATTTGAGGGAACTGAGCCAGGAAGCACCTGGGCTAAGGGAGAAGCGGAAGGAGCTGATGACCCTCTACAGGAGAAGTGCACCCTAG